One region of Dysidea avara chromosome 1, odDysAvar1.4, whole genome shotgun sequence genomic DNA includes:
- the LOC136241556 gene encoding uncharacterized protein: MSSKIISSEVIQSKSATHSAESSTAVVYDNFESDSEVDFVEADADIGSDSDNSDHEPSKTDQYQDTSNTAQVTEIYSSAKKVMFGEKVDTLDNHASISDFAGQLTFFSFQLFFLKKRDVVTITFNASVVLTAKIIARERYDHVKKKREAAGMMTTIENIHFWMKSVSAHAGTDDAPKGCMSRRSPTAILCATHPEKLSAAQMKYVTKTVMDSLADKPYRDHLPTDPEKVIVFISNKKRRRFKANIIKLQQIVLEAAGPAYLEERPISYLRLEQFIRSEVEKGSTIISVVEFTILVNRAGIPGDENSEAVAAALKYCTTRGTILHFPEVEVLAEKVFISPQWLSSIFSQIITTHKQTGVHSSLCHAWKRYDMFAILEERFFDHILIQASVLGLKEIIISLMQSFNLLAQIPSNTCFAGESTLPPQEGRVFIVPALLLYDPQLAVYKPETQDQVYMYYFSDLYFPESAFNQVLVKMISWNVQQNFKIIRVQYGLGHFRLGDIQTYHLLYEPHNVCLKIVVVQLEKNPPVEKQGEAFSLFLQLMFCLEESIFSVIDLYIPCTKYPLLHVGCPFCNNPNPHIMVEHASRISLSLPSLLCTQGAHQKILPKRSYLPFGDTLKKKHVVGFKECEVFTTFFDKLANTLPVQNIASRLISARIITVGDDEEIRSIARTKEKAMFVLRKVAHSLDASVTESFYKLLTILEEHGSDAGVVAAEIRKELQKNQTVFTT; encoded by the exons ATGTCATCTAAAATAATTTCCAGTGAAGTCATACAAAGTAAATCTGCAACTCATTCTGCAGAATCCAGTACTGCAGTTGTTTATGATAATTTTGAATCAGATTCAGAAGTTGATTTCGTTGAGGCTGATGCTGACATTGGAAGTGACAGTGACAATAGTGATCATGAACCTTCAAAGACTGACCAGTATCAGGATACATCAAACACTGCTCAAGTCACTGAAATATACTCCAGTGCTAAAAAAGTAATGTTTGGAGAAAAAGTTGATACACTGGATAATCATGCTTCTATATCAGATTTTGCTGGACAATTAACATTTTTTAGTTTCCAGCTATTTTTCCTTAAAAAGCGTGATGTTGTCACCATCACATTTAATGCATCTGTAGTACTCACTGCTAAAATTATTGCACGGGAACGTTATGATCATGTGAAGAAGAAAAGAGAAGCTGCAGGAATGATGACCACAATAGAAAATATACACTTTTGGATGAAATCTGTTAGTGCACATGCAGGCACTGATGATGCTCCTAAAGGTTGTATGTCACGTCGATCACCCACTGCCATTCTTTGTGCTACACATCCAGAGAAATTATCTGCAGCACAGATGAAATACGTAACTAAAACAGTCATGGACAGTTTAGCTGATAAGCCTTATAGGGACCATTTACCAACTGATCCTGAGAAAGTCATAGTTTTTATCAGCAATAAAAAGAGGAGAAGATTCAAAGCAAATATAATAAAGTTGCAGCAAATTGTACTTGAAGCTGCTGGTCCTGCTTATTTAGAAGAACGACCTATCAGCTATCTCAGACTTGAACAGTTTATCAGATCTGAGGTAGAAAAAGGCTCTACTATAATAAGTGTGGTGGAGTTTACCATACTAGTTAATAGAGCTGGTATTCCTGGTGATGAGAATAGTGAAGCTGTAGCTGCTGCTCTTAAGTATTGTACCACTAGAGGAACAATATTACATTTCCCTGAAGTAGAGGTACTTGCTGAAAAAGTGTTTATTTCTCCCCAATGGCTGTCCTCTATCTTTTCTCAAATtattacaacacacaaacaaacaggTGTTCACAGTTCACTTTGTCATGCCTGGAAAAGATATGATATGTTTGCAATTTTAGAGGAGAGATTCTTTGATCATATACTAATCCAAGCCTCTGTTCTAGGCCtcaaagaaatcatcatctCACTAATGCAGTCATTTAATCTATTAGCTCAGATTCCCAGTAACACTTGTTTTGCTGGAGAATCTACTTTACCACCTCAAGAAGGAAGAGTGTTTATAGTTCCTGCACTATTACTATACGATCCCCAACTTGCTGTTTACAAGCCAGAAACACAAGATCAGGTTTATATGTACTATTTCTCAGACTTGTATTTTCCTGAGAGTGCCTTCAATCAAGTTCTTGTAAAAATGATATCCTGGAATGTCcaacagaattttaaaatcatCAG GGTTCAGTATGGATTAGGTCACTTCAGATTAGGTGACATTCAAACTTATCATTTGCTATATGAACCACATAACGTTTGCTTGAAAATAGTTGTTGTTCAACTTGAAAAAAATCCACCTGTAGAAAAACAAGGAGAAGCTTTCAGTTTATTTCTTCAGTTAATGTTTTGTTTAGAAGAATCAATATTTTCTGTGATTGACTTGTACATCCCTTGTACTAAATATCCTTTGCTTCATGTGGGCTGTCCATTCTGCAACAACCCCAATCCCCATATTATGGTGGAACATGCTAGTAGAATTTCCTTAAGTCTTCCCTCCCTGCTATGTACACAAGGAGCTCATCAGAAGATACTGCCTAAAAGATCATATCTACCATTTGGTGATACTTTAAAGAAAAAACATGTTG TAGGTTTTAAAGAGTGTGAAGTATTCACAACATTCTTTGATAAGTTGGCAAATACTTTGCCAGTACAAAACATTGCTTCTCGACTTATTTCTGCAAGGATAATTACAGTTGGTGATGATGAAGAAATAAGAAGTATTGCAAGAACAAAAGAAAAGGCTATGTTTGTACTTAGAAAGGTAGCACATTCACTTGATGCTAGTGTTACAGAAAGTTTTTATAAACTACTAACCATTTTGGAAGAACATGGAAGTGATGCTGGTGTAGTAGCTGCAGAGATACGAAAAGAATTACAGAAAAATCAGACAG TGTTCACAACTTGA